From the Salvelinus alpinus chromosome 32, SLU_Salpinus.1, whole genome shotgun sequence genome, one window contains:
- the LOC139562396 gene encoding phosphoinositide 3-kinase adapter protein 1-like isoform X1: MDGVVSPSESAMSGFHYTCELLIVHSCEAQEWATYLQKILKSSRKFPKRSIVLYAVDRAEQLHECEFNIFYNSKCIVLLLTTAILDILNDPEVLGTFQRLLHPPHRVVALLCGMSEDDIPTEWFENWQRWRKLYAEDEPALYISTILESIADRNAEEAEHEAEATPKPEAKPEAKTECEIPVVMNPKAEGTEEESVTQPECVQDDNDDVRTEIHPNQATSPIHPTCLTVQPNRVLCGDHATIFIIFSNKLDNQLKMEVVFASEDSTAKRVLGTLENEYTISINAPDMPAGEVSLTLYSNDSPVCLRPVTYYTAMGEISSYLEHAAAPLNFMCQAFNFTSNTTESLDNLLTDSLQCRIPASGLHVFGIRQLEEDNMAAYQRKEELPTLLHFAAKYGLKKLTTVLLQCPGALQAYSVMNKNGDYPNTLAERSGFSELRQFIDDFVETADTAEEDEEVYESMSNSSQDVMNDCLNPGCQEDIYETMIGLNPDSMEDLYEDMEKALGESHNPEEVILRTFFQGKPDAGVPQVGEHTTNEEAGDQVEEPEEFEEEELYNMCISDQIYDTVDENASYLPEIVNRPPAPVPRPVTFSEPEESKTYISRVFSAKEESNPQMDLRETESSTVRPVRDGASTSSSHDPYAEVKTQGQRQLIALQEKVKVGVLTVDDAVKEFKTWQFDENRRSQSLRNQQENLKRLRGSITRRHKEREKIGKEIGLEITAPLQRNLPWSSNTAVECSVYEPTPRVIAQPPPVTRSSQRSTWKTGSTSSTSSSGSNRLSTHSTISYSSGTEPDFEDTADFFPLPPRPAEAAPLPPPPRIPPRLPDRAAESLLEERYVSYPSRALPQRPPQRTTSPPLIPRRTR, translated from the exons ATGGATGGAGTTGTCTCACCCTCAGAATCAG CAATGTCTGGATTCCACTACACGTGTGAGCTGTTGATTGTACATTCTTGCGAGGCTCAGGAATGGGCTACATATCTGCAGAAAATCTTGAAGTCTTCACGCAAGTTTCCCAAGAGGTCTATCGTATTGTATGCAGTTGACCGTGCTGAACAGCTACATGAATGCGAATTTAACATTTTCTATAATAGTAAATGCATCGTGCTGCTGCTGACAACAGCAATCCTGGACATTCTAAATGACCCTGAAGTCCTGGGAACTTTTCAGAGACTCCTTCATCCTCCACACAGAGTGGTGGCGCTGTTGTGTGGGATGTCGGAGGATGACATACCCACTGAATGGTTTGAAAACTGGCAGCGCTGGAGAAAACTGTATGCTGAAGACGAACCTGCTCTTTACATCTCCACCATTCTGGAATCCATCGCTGACC GTAATGCAGAAGAGGCTGAACATGAGGCGGAAGCTACACCAAAACCAGAAGCAAAACCAGAAGCAAAAACAGAGTGTGAAATCCCTGTGGTTATGAACCCCAAAGCGGAGGGGACAGAGGAAGAGTCCGTGACACAACCAGAGTGTGTCCAGGACGACAACGACGATGTGAGAACAGAGATCCACCCAAACCAGGCAACGAGCCCCATACATCCCACCTGTCTCACCGTTCAACCAAACAGAGTTTTATGCGGG GACCATGCAACTATTTTTATCATCTTTTCTAATAAACTGGACAACCAGTTGAAAATGGAGGTGGTGTTTGCCTCGGAAGATTCAACTGCAAAACGGGTTCTCGGGACTTTGGAGAATGAATACACTATCAGTATTAATGCGCCTG ATATGCCAGCAGGAGAGGTGTCACTCACTCTGTATAGCAACGACTCACCAGTCTGTTTGAGGCCTGTAACATACTACACAGCCATGGGAGAAATCAGCAGTTACCTTGAACATGCAGCTGCTCCCCTGAACTTTATGTGTCAG GCATTCAATTTTACATCCAATACCACAGAGTCACTTGACAATTTGCTGACAGACTCATTACAATGCAGGATCCCTGCAAGTGGACTTCATGTGTTTGGAATCAGACAGCTAGAGGAAGACAATATGGCTGCAT ATCAGCGAAAGGAGGAGCTTCCCACTCTGCTTCATTTTGCCGCAAAGTATGGGCTGAAGAAGCTGACAACAGTCCTGCTCCAGTGTCCAGGTGCCTTACAGGCCTACAGCGTGATGAATAAGAATGGAGACTACCCAAATACACTGGCAGAGAGGAGCGGCTTCTCTGAACTGAGACAGTTCATAGATGACTTTGTG GAGACAGCTGACACGGCTGAAGAAGATGAGGAGGTGTACGAGTCCATGTCCAACTCCTCTCAAGACGTCATGAACGACTGCCTAAACCCTGGGTGTCAAGAAGACATCTATGAGACCATGATCGGGTTAAACCCTGACTCCATGGAAGACCTAT ATGAGGACATGGAGAAGGCATTAGGAGAGTCTCATAACCCGGAGGAAGTCATACTTAGAACATTTTTTCAAG GTAAACCTGATGCAGGTGTGCCCCAAGTTGGGGAGCATACAACTAATGAAGAGGCGGGAGACCAGGTGGAAGAACCAGAGGAGTTTGAGGAAGAAGAACTTTACAATATGTGTATTTCTGATCAAATCTATGACACGGTGGACGAGAATGCAAGCTATCTCCCGGAAATTGTCAACCGTCCACCAGCCCCCGTTCCGAGACCTGTAACATTTTCAGAGCCGGAGGAGTCCAAGACCTACATCTCAAGAG TGTTTTCAGCAAAAGAAGAATCAAATCCACAGATGGACCTCAGAGAAACAGAGTCATCCACTG TGAGGCCTGTGAGAGATGgagcctccacctcctcttcccaCGACCCCTATGCTGAGGTGAAGACCCAAGGCCAGAGGCAGCTCATAGCCTTGCAGGAGAAGGTGAAGGTGGGGGTCCTGACTGTGGATGATGCTGTCAAGGAATTCAAGACCTGGCAGTTTGATGAGAATAGGAGATCTCAGTCTCTGCGTAATCAACAG GAAAATTTGAAGAGATTACGAGGCAGCATTACCAGACGccacaaagagagggagaagattgGGAAGGAGATCG GTCTGGAGATAACCGCCCCACTGCAGAGGAACCTTCCCTGGAGCTCCAACACGGCTGTGGAGTGTTCTGTGTACGAGCCCACCCCACGGGTCATTGCCCAACCCCCTCCTGTGACACGGTCAAGCCAGAGAAGCACCTGGAAGACTGGCAGTACCTCCAGCACATCCA GTAGTGGCAGTAACAGACTCAGCACACATAGTACAATTAGCTACAGCAGCGGAACTGAGCCTGACTTTGAG GACACAGCAGACTTCTTCCCTCTACCCCCACGGCCCGCTGAGGCCGCACCTCTACCTCCTCCCCCCAGAATCCCACCACGACTCCCAGACAG GGCTGCGGAGAGTTTGCTGGAGGAGCGTTACGTATCATACCCCTCTCGAGCTCTCCCTCAGAGACCACCTCAGAGgaccacctctccccctctcatacCCCGGAGAACACGATGA
- the LOC139562396 gene encoding phosphoinositide 3-kinase adapter protein 1-like isoform X2, translating into MDGVVSPSESGNAEEAEHEAEATPKPEAKPEAKTECEIPVVMNPKAEGTEEESVTQPECVQDDNDDVRTEIHPNQATSPIHPTCLTVQPNRVLCGDHATIFIIFSNKLDNQLKMEVVFASEDSTAKRVLGTLENEYTISINAPDMPAGEVSLTLYSNDSPVCLRPVTYYTAMGEISSYLEHAAAPLNFMCQAFNFTSNTTESLDNLLTDSLQCRIPASGLHVFGIRQLEEDNMAAYQRKEELPTLLHFAAKYGLKKLTTVLLQCPGALQAYSVMNKNGDYPNTLAERSGFSELRQFIDDFVETADTAEEDEEVYESMSNSSQDVMNDCLNPGCQEDIYETMIGLNPDSMEDLYEDMEKALGESHNPEEVILRTFFQGKPDAGVPQVGEHTTNEEAGDQVEEPEEFEEEELYNMCISDQIYDTVDENASYLPEIVNRPPAPVPRPVTFSEPEESKTYISRVFSAKEESNPQMDLRETESSTVRPVRDGASTSSSHDPYAEVKTQGQRQLIALQEKVKVGVLTVDDAVKEFKTWQFDENRRSQSLRNQQENLKRLRGSITRRHKEREKIGKEIGLEITAPLQRNLPWSSNTAVECSVYEPTPRVIAQPPPVTRSSQRSTWKTGSTSSTSSSGSNRLSTHSTISYSSGTEPDFEDTADFFPLPPRPAEAAPLPPPPRIPPRLPDRAAESLLEERYVSYPSRALPQRPPQRTTSPPLIPRRTR; encoded by the exons ATGGATGGAGTTGTCTCACCCTCAGAATCAG GTAATGCAGAAGAGGCTGAACATGAGGCGGAAGCTACACCAAAACCAGAAGCAAAACCAGAAGCAAAAACAGAGTGTGAAATCCCTGTGGTTATGAACCCCAAAGCGGAGGGGACAGAGGAAGAGTCCGTGACACAACCAGAGTGTGTCCAGGACGACAACGACGATGTGAGAACAGAGATCCACCCAAACCAGGCAACGAGCCCCATACATCCCACCTGTCTCACCGTTCAACCAAACAGAGTTTTATGCGGG GACCATGCAACTATTTTTATCATCTTTTCTAATAAACTGGACAACCAGTTGAAAATGGAGGTGGTGTTTGCCTCGGAAGATTCAACTGCAAAACGGGTTCTCGGGACTTTGGAGAATGAATACACTATCAGTATTAATGCGCCTG ATATGCCAGCAGGAGAGGTGTCACTCACTCTGTATAGCAACGACTCACCAGTCTGTTTGAGGCCTGTAACATACTACACAGCCATGGGAGAAATCAGCAGTTACCTTGAACATGCAGCTGCTCCCCTGAACTTTATGTGTCAG GCATTCAATTTTACATCCAATACCACAGAGTCACTTGACAATTTGCTGACAGACTCATTACAATGCAGGATCCCTGCAAGTGGACTTCATGTGTTTGGAATCAGACAGCTAGAGGAAGACAATATGGCTGCAT ATCAGCGAAAGGAGGAGCTTCCCACTCTGCTTCATTTTGCCGCAAAGTATGGGCTGAAGAAGCTGACAACAGTCCTGCTCCAGTGTCCAGGTGCCTTACAGGCCTACAGCGTGATGAATAAGAATGGAGACTACCCAAATACACTGGCAGAGAGGAGCGGCTTCTCTGAACTGAGACAGTTCATAGATGACTTTGTG GAGACAGCTGACACGGCTGAAGAAGATGAGGAGGTGTACGAGTCCATGTCCAACTCCTCTCAAGACGTCATGAACGACTGCCTAAACCCTGGGTGTCAAGAAGACATCTATGAGACCATGATCGGGTTAAACCCTGACTCCATGGAAGACCTAT ATGAGGACATGGAGAAGGCATTAGGAGAGTCTCATAACCCGGAGGAAGTCATACTTAGAACATTTTTTCAAG GTAAACCTGATGCAGGTGTGCCCCAAGTTGGGGAGCATACAACTAATGAAGAGGCGGGAGACCAGGTGGAAGAACCAGAGGAGTTTGAGGAAGAAGAACTTTACAATATGTGTATTTCTGATCAAATCTATGACACGGTGGACGAGAATGCAAGCTATCTCCCGGAAATTGTCAACCGTCCACCAGCCCCCGTTCCGAGACCTGTAACATTTTCAGAGCCGGAGGAGTCCAAGACCTACATCTCAAGAG TGTTTTCAGCAAAAGAAGAATCAAATCCACAGATGGACCTCAGAGAAACAGAGTCATCCACTG TGAGGCCTGTGAGAGATGgagcctccacctcctcttcccaCGACCCCTATGCTGAGGTGAAGACCCAAGGCCAGAGGCAGCTCATAGCCTTGCAGGAGAAGGTGAAGGTGGGGGTCCTGACTGTGGATGATGCTGTCAAGGAATTCAAGACCTGGCAGTTTGATGAGAATAGGAGATCTCAGTCTCTGCGTAATCAACAG GAAAATTTGAAGAGATTACGAGGCAGCATTACCAGACGccacaaagagagggagaagattgGGAAGGAGATCG GTCTGGAGATAACCGCCCCACTGCAGAGGAACCTTCCCTGGAGCTCCAACACGGCTGTGGAGTGTTCTGTGTACGAGCCCACCCCACGGGTCATTGCCCAACCCCCTCCTGTGACACGGTCAAGCCAGAGAAGCACCTGGAAGACTGGCAGTACCTCCAGCACATCCA GTAGTGGCAGTAACAGACTCAGCACACATAGTACAATTAGCTACAGCAGCGGAACTGAGCCTGACTTTGAG GACACAGCAGACTTCTTCCCTCTACCCCCACGGCCCGCTGAGGCCGCACCTCTACCTCCTCCCCCCAGAATCCCACCACGACTCCCAGACAG GGCTGCGGAGAGTTTGCTGGAGGAGCGTTACGTATCATACCCCTCTCGAGCTCTCCCTCAGAGACCACCTCAGAGgaccacctctccccctctcatacCCCGGAGAACACGATGA